The genomic interval ACGTTATTTTAAATCATACAGCAACTTGCTGATAATTATAATAGCGGGCCTTATTTCAGTATTGGAGCCATAGACAGATTTAGCGTACTGGAAGAGGTTGCTTTAGCAATAAAGCAGCGAATTAAGGTGGTACCGCGAAGCACAAGCTTTCGTCCTTTACATCCGATTTATTTCGGGTTTAAAGGACGGAAGCTTTTTTTCGTGGTCAGCTTCCCTCCTTAGTTCCAGAACTTCCGCAGCCAAAAGCAATCTCAATAACTAAAGGAGTGTTTATTTATGTCACTATCATCAGAAACAAATTTAATCAAGCACCATCAATTCCCACACATTTTAGCAGCCAACCCGCCATTATACGATTCTTCAACTTTCCCAACAGAATTAATTGGATCAGAAGTATCGTACGATTATGCAAGATCAGGTCATCCGAATCGTGAAGTACTTGAAGAAAAAATTGCAGCACTTGAAGGTGCAGAATACGGCATCGCCTACAACTCAGGCATCGGTGCAATTTCAGCAGTTTTCTTCTTACTAGAAAGCGGAGATCATCTTATCATCCCTAATGATGTTTACGGCGGAACGTACCGTTTATGTACACAGTTTTTACCAGGATTAAATATTGAAGTGACAACTGTAGATACCACAAAACCTGAAGAAGTGGAAAAAGCGATTAAAGAAAACACAAAGCTGATCCATATTGAAACACCATCAAATCCATTATTTAAAGTGACAGACATCAAAGCTATCGCAGATGTAGCGAAAGCACATAACTTATTGTTATCTGTCGACAATACTTTCTTAACACCATTATCACAAAAACCTTTAGAATTAGGCGCTGATATCGTAAGCCACAGTGCTACTAAATTCTTAAGCGGACACAGCGATTTAATCGCAGGTATTGTGGTGACTAATAACGCAGAAGCAGCAGAACAATTAAGATTTATCCAAAATACGTTAGGCAGTGGATTATCAGCACAAGATAGCTGGACACTGACAAAACATCTGAAAACATTACATGTACGTTGGAATCAATCCGTACAAAACACACAAAAAATTGTTGAATTCTTAAAAACACGCCCAGAAATTACAGAAGTTTATTACCCAGGAAATGATGAAATCAATAAAAAACAAGCTGAAAATGGCGGTGCAGTATTAAGCTTCCGACTAAGCGACCCTGAAAAAGTACCTGAGTTCGCAAGAGCATTGAAAATACCTCAAATCGCAGTCAGCTTAGGCGGTATTCAAACAATTGTTTCTCATCCAGCAACAATGTCACATGCTTCAGTTCCTGAAGATGTACGTAATGAACGCGGTATTACATTTGATTTATTGAGATTAAGTGTTGGATTAGAAGACCCTGACGAATTGATTGCAGATTTTGAAGCAGCATTGGAGGAAGCATACTATGAGCCGATTTCTACAAACTTTGAAAGAGAACGTCTTAGTAGCTGACGGTGCAATAGGAACGATTCTTTACTCCGAAGGGATCGATACTTGTCCCGAAGCTTATAACATAACACACCCGAAAAAAATCGAACAAATCCATCGCTCTTACATTCAAGCAGGTGCTGATGTCATTCAAACTAATACTTACGGTGCGAACTTTGAAAAACTCCAAACATTCGGATTGGAGCACCAAG from Staphylococcus condimenti carries:
- a CDS encoding trans-sulfuration enzyme family protein yields the protein MSLSSETNLIKHHQFPHILAANPPLYDSSTFPTELIGSEVSYDYARSGHPNREVLEEKIAALEGAEYGIAYNSGIGAISAVFFLLESGDHLIIPNDVYGGTYRLCTQFLPGLNIEVTTVDTTKPEEVEKAIKENTKLIHIETPSNPLFKVTDIKAIADVAKAHNLLLSVDNTFLTPLSQKPLELGADIVSHSATKFLSGHSDLIAGIVVTNNAEAAEQLRFIQNTLGSGLSAQDSWTLTKHLKTLHVRWNQSVQNTQKIVEFLKTRPEITEVYYPGNDEINKKQAENGGAVLSFRLSDPEKVPEFARALKIPQIAVSLGGIQTIVSHPATMSHASVPEDVRNERGITFDLLRLSVGLEDPDELIADFEAALEEAYYEPISTNFERERLSS